One Etheostoma cragini isolate CJK2018 chromosome 18, CSU_Ecrag_1.0, whole genome shotgun sequence DNA window includes the following coding sequences:
- the LOC117961262 gene encoding thrombomodulin-like → MPAKQFLTQTSRQTGAMREDLNGHSRGSNMKDVTGLFVLVLTFLVGRAGGIEPTSGYCIGTQCFTVFQEPSDFSAAQIQCGDQGGHLMTVRSTVSHDILNILLGTWTGRFWIGLHLPSGCPDAAAVLKGFQWVTKDSGSDWFNWAPNFDSSCSSHRCVSVSQEDDLKWTQEPCEERADGFLCEYSFSDPCKDLKVAEGETVTYRTPMGFVGEDVLSLPPGSTAVRMPTKTKYVCSSEQWLQAPWSCEILQGGCEYKCAVPPHNVPSCYCPPGQIINPANKVTCEASAEDPCLPLRCAHACYKKGDSYACMCDHGFKLARDGRSCTNFTDCRDKRLCTGENFKCVNVPGGFQCVCKDGYKIKDGLCVDVDECASAPCEHRCTNSPGGYTCSCYEGYKEDSKSPDKCSLHCGKEECAAECDPNDQFMCFCPDGYVADERGGRMFCIDIDECSFSYCDQGCKNTYGSYVCTCSAGYKLVGEFRCVKRSEGDGDPDGGAGVSGAGTTPTMPAISAAPYPEPTRQPSVVTVAGLVGIIVCTVFVVVLVVFLVHHILRLGRGKKESAGPHKAPEGEAHGLQQLTSDA, encoded by the coding sequence ATGCCGGCAAAACAGTTTCTCACACAAACAAGCCGACAGACTGGCGCAATGCGCGAGGACTTAAACGGACACAGCCGCGGTTCAAACATGAAGGATGTAACGGGACTCTTTGTTCTTGTGTTGACTTTCCTGGTGGGCCGAGCTGGGGGGATAGAGCCGACTAGCGGATACTGCATCGGGACCCAGTGTTTCACTGTGTTCCAGGAACCCAGTGACTTCTCAGCCGCGCAGATCCAATGCGGAGATCAGGGTGGCCACTTAATGACGGTGAGGTCGACTGTATCCCATGATATTCTTAATATCCTGCTTGGGACCTGGACGGGGCGCTTCTGGATCGGGTTACATCTACCGAGCGGCTGCCCAGACGCCGCTGCCGTGCTCAAAGGCTTCCAGTGGGTGACCAAAGACAGCGGAAGTGACTGGTTCAACTGGGCGCCGAATTTTGACAGCAGCTGTTCTTCCCATCGCTGCGTCTCAGTTTCCCAAGAGGACGACTTGAAGTGGACCCAGGAGCCATGCGAGGAACGCGCGGACGGATTTCTGTGCGAGTACAGCTTTAGTGACCCATGTAAAGACCTAAAGGTTGCAGAGGGCGAGACCGTCACGTACAGGACCCCCATGGGGTTTGTGGGCGAGGATGTCCTGTCTTTGCCGCCTGGGAGCACCGCTGTCCGGATGCCGACTAAGACTAAATACGTGTGCTCCTCGGAGCAGTGGCTGCAGGCGCCCTGGAGCTGCGAGATCCTCCAAGGCGGGTGTGAGTACAAATGCGCAGTGCCCCCCCACAATGTGCCCTCCTGCTACTGCCCGCCGGGCCAAATAATCAACCCTGCGAATAAAGTCACCTGCGAAGCGAGCGCAGAGGATCCGTGTCTGCCCCTGCGCTGCGCGCACGCCTGCTATAAGAAAGGAGACTCCTACGCGTGCATGTGTGACCACGGCTTTAAGCTGGCGCGGGACGGCAGGTCGTGTACAAACTTCACCGATTGCAGGGACAAGCGGCTGTGTACAGGGGAGAACTTCAAGTGCGTCAACGTCCCCGGGGGGTTTCAGTGCGTGTGCAAGGACGGATACAAGATAAAGGACGGCCTGTGCGTTGACGTGGACGAGTGCGCGTCCGCTCCGTGTGAGCACCGGTGCACAAACAGCCCTGGTGGCTACACGTGCTCTTGTTATGAGGGATACAAGGAGGACTCAAAGTCCCCGGATAAGTGTAGTCTCCACTGTGGGAAGGAGGAGTGCGCCGCCGAGTGCGACCCGAACGACCAGTTCATGTGCTTCTGCCCTGACGGTTATGTAGCAGATGAAAGGGGGGGGCGTATGTTTTGTATAGACATCGATGAGTGCTCTTTTTCCTATTGTGATCAGGGTTGTAAAAACACATACGGCAGCTATGTGTGCACGTGCTCTGCGGGGTATAAACTAGTTGGAGAATTCCGGTGCGTAAAAAGAAGCGAGGGTGATGGGGACCCGGATGGAGGGGCGGGGGTCTCCGGCGCGGGCACGACTCCGACCATGCCCGCAATATCCGCCGCGCCGTACCCGGAGCCCACACGGCAGCCGTCTGTGGTGACAGTGGCGGGTCTCGTGGGGATAATCGTGTGCACCGTGTTcgtggtggtgttggtggtcTTTCTGGTTCATCACATCCTCCGGTTGGGCAGGGGGAAGAAGGAGAGCGCAGGCCCGCACAAAGCTCCGGAGGGCGAAGCTCACGGTCTACAGCAGCTGACAAGTGACGcgtag